A genomic region of Betaproteobacteria bacterium contains the following coding sequences:
- a CDS encoding IS110 family transposase: protein VQAGKHHYVAITACMRKMLVILNAMLKFNQPWKAPHNA, encoded by the coding sequence TTGTCCAAGCCGGTAAACATCACTATGTGGCCATCACTGCCTGCATGCGCAAAATGCTCGTCATCCTCAACGCCATGCTCAAGTTCAATCAACCTTGGAAGGCCCCTCAC